The Lolium rigidum isolate FL_2022 chromosome 2, APGP_CSIRO_Lrig_0.1, whole genome shotgun sequence genomic interval CCTCCAACCGCCCCCCTCCGCCCACAGATCTACCCGCACCCTCACCGCCGGCGAACCATCCACCCATCCACGATGCAGTACAACAACCTGGGCCGCTCAGGCCTCCGCGTGAGCCAGCTCTCCTACGGGGCATGGGTGACCTTCGGCAACCAGCTCGACGTCAAAGAGGCCAAGTCCCTCCTCCAGGCGGCGCGCGACGCGGGGGTCAACTTCTTCGACAACGCGGAGGTGTACGCGAACGGGCGCGCCGAGGAGATCATGGGGCAGGCCATGCGCGACCTGGGCTGGCGCCGCGCCGACGTCGTCGTCTCCACCAAGCTCTTCTGGGGCGGCCAGGGGCCCAACGACAAGGGCCTCTCCCGCAAGCACCTCGTCGAGGGCCTCAAGGCCTCGCTCAAGCGGCTCGACATGGAGTACGTGGATGTGGTTTATTGTCACCGCCCGGATGCGACCACGCCGATTGAGGAGACTGTTAGAGCGATGAACTGGGTCATTGATCAGGGGTGGGCGTTTTATTGGGGCACGTCGGAGTGGTCCGCGCAGCAGATTACGGAGGCGTGGGGCGTTGCGAATAGGCTTGATCTTGTTGGGCCTATCGTCGAGCAGCCCGAGTACAACCTCTTCTCCCGACACAAGGTACCTCTACCACCAAATTCTTCCTTCTACTACGCTTGCGCAGATCCTAATTTCATCTCTAATTATTACTCCATATAATCTGCGGCACTGGACTAGTACTACTGTATTAGCTATGGATCGTTGACTCACCAGTGCCAGTCCCCTCCTGTGTTTTCAAGGCCCAGAATGTGCGTCCGTTGAAATTTGCAGGGGATAATTTGATCTAATGTAGTACAGCTCTTGCTGCTGTAGCTCGTAATAGAGCGAATTTGAATACTAGTACTACACCCAAGTACCATGCCCCGTTAATTAGCAACGTACAAGTACAATTGGTTGATGGTGGGAGAGGAATTTACTCTTGGATCATGTACGCACCAAGTACAATTCCCCATTAGTAATGCACATATACTGAAAAGCGACTAAAGGAGTACTACATGGGAATTGGTTTCGATTAACAAGGCCACCTCGATTGCGCATCTGTCACTCGAGAGAGCACTACTGGTTGGTTTATTTCAGTGATGGGGACTGCTTCCCTTTTGCCACGGGAACATATGAGAGTTGCAATCAGGGGACTAAGGGAGTATCACCTTTCGTGATGTGGCCTCGATGGCACTCGAGTAGGATAGCTCCTAAATTAGGCAGTGGTGCTAGCTGTCCATTGTTTAATACACTGTTGCATCGTCAAGTGTTCCAGGTAGACAGCAGCTGATAACGAAAGGTTAGGTGTAAGTAGAGACAGCTTATGCCAGACGGAAGATGCTTACATGATTGTAATTTGGATCATCGTTTGGTATTTAGTCTTAATCAAATAGTCACTTTGATAATGGTCTTGACCAACCAGAACAAAAAGACACCGCCTGTCCTTGTCATTGTTGATCTGTGTATTCAATTGACTGATGCCTACTTTTCCTGATTAACTTAATAACTTGTCATCAGAGTTGCTTTTTAATATCTCATAAGCTAGTTGAAGGCTTGTATTTAAATTCCCACAAGGGTTATTTCAGCCTTAGCTTCAGATCACTTAAAGTAGCTGTCTATAATTGGTTTGGCGCTAACCTCTTGTAGTCTAGCATGTAGCTTCTAAAAGAAGCATTTTGTGTTGTTTCGACTTGTAGCGCTTTGGCAGTCATGTTCAGGTGTGCTGCCATAGCATTTCAAAAGTGCAACTCCTCCTAAGATATTTTGTGGTTTATTGTGGACAAACAAGATTCCATGAGCATGTTATATGTTTTGACAAGAAAATGAGCTCAGCCTGAGTGCTTCCGTAAAGGAGCCTTCTGATAACAGAAAAAAATATGCAACAGTACGGGTCATTTGCAGTTTTCAAAACTGGGTCTTGAGCTAACTTTGCAACTTGGTGTTCTTGAAAAAATAGTCATTTTTGCAACCTGGAAATTGTAGCCAGAAATCAAGTAGTACAAGGAATATAGCTTTCTATGATGTATCATAGCTAGGTGTCTATAATTGGTCTGGTGCTAACCTTTTGTAGCCTAGCATGTACCTGTCTAAAAGAAACATTTGCTGTTATTTCGACTTACAATAGGTACCATTCTTCATTTCCCAAATTGCATGTTCGATAAAGTGAACATCATTTCGAAACTTTCTGGGGACTACTTATTATGATGTACCATGCAGAATTCTGTAAGCAGTACTACTTTACGGTCTATGAAATGGTCAGATCTTATTTGTTGGATGCTTAGTTACCAACTGGAATATTAGTCATATGAAACACTCTGCTGTGGAACTGCCAAAGCTCATATTTAGATCCGTACATTATGTTTTATTCATGTCTCTCTGGAGTTTGTTTCTTGTTAGCCCTGGCTACCTTTGACATTGAACTGAGCAAGTATCAGCTCTCGGCTTTTATCACCGATGTGTCGTGGACTATATTTTTGGAATATTCGTCAAAACACTTTATGGCATCGGCAGGTATTCACATCATTATGTCACAAAAACTAAGAAATGTTCTGTATTTTTTGCAGGTTGAGTCTGAGTTCGTACCTCTTTACAATACTTATGGCATCGGATTGACTACGTGGAGTCCTCTAGCTTCAGGAGTTCTCACTGGGAAGTATAGCAAAGGGAATATTCCTGCTGAAAGTCGGTTTTCCCTAGATAATTACAAGGTAATTATGATAACTTTTTCACTGTATTGCACACGTGTAATGCTGCTTTTCTTCTTAAATGGatttaaaatattaatgccacctGCTTGAGACGATCCCTAAGAAATTAGCGATGCTTATTCTGTTTTATGGCGTTCTTCCATGCCATTTAATCTGAATGTCTGTAATAGTCTACTCATTCTTAGACACTTTTCTACCTGATGTGTATTAGTCTGAAAATGATCCTGAGGTGAGTGCTTTGTTTCTCTCCCCAGAACCTGGCTAACAGGTCCCTCGTTGACGACACACTTAGAAAAGTGAACGGGCTGAAACCTATTGCTACTGAGCTTGGCGTTTCGTTGGCCCAACTTAGTATCGCATGGTGTGCATCGAACCCCAATGTGTCCTCTGTCATTACTGGAGCCACTAAAGAAAGCCAGGTACATTACATTCGCCTCTTTTTTGCATAAGATAAATTCTTATCATACCATTTTTCCTGCTACTAGGAATACTGACCCATCACATGGAAACCCCATGATTAACAGATTGTCGAGAACATGAAGGCTCTCGAAGTCATCCCCCTGCTGACCCCAGAGGTCCTTGAGAAGATTGAGGCGGTTGTccagagcaagccgaagcgcctcGAGTCATACAGATGAAGCGGTTTTTACAAGTGTGAGGGATTTGGCGTTCACCTTGTGGATTTTCTTCTAGCCAGCTTTTATCTCCACTGCCCAATTTCCTGAACCTGTATGCCTCAGTTCCGTGTAGTCGTTTATATGCACAGCGTGTGAAATATTTCTCTTGTGGACATGATGATACTTTGTTACAGACGTAGTCTGTTccgtgtgtatcttgtggatggatgaatggatggcatcttTTGTGATTCCTGGAATGTTCTGCCTGGACCGTTGCTACACTGTCGTACTGGCCTGTTTCTCCTGCCATTGTTTAGCTGTGGCGAGGACCGCGAATCTGGAGAATTTGTCTCCCTGGTTCTCTTTCCTTGGTCGAGCTGCAAGATTTCAATGGCAGGCAATCCAGTACCACCACTAAGTTTTGTTCCTTTGTTTTTGAACTTCTGATGTTGCAGGCCTCTCTGTTTTGGGTGGATGCtaaggaagagaagaaagaaatTAACTTGTTTGCTGCTACCGCTTACAGAATACACGGTCTGTGTGAaatttattgatgtgatctaaaaGTGTCCAAAGCAGGGTATCTATTGAGATCATGAGGTGGGCGTGTGCTTTCTGCTGGTCGGCAAGGAAATCTAGCCGTTTGGTATTGTTAGTtagttaggctggtgccaacgcaggcGGTAGGCGGGGCGCTACCGCCCgaggcggggcgagagggaggcgacagCGGGGCGAGACGGCAGCGcggggcggtggcgcgggcgcccggcggtatcgcccgctaccgcccgcgctgggggcgagagggaggcgacagGCGGGCGAGAAGGGGGCGGCAGCGTTGGCAGCACGGGGCGGTAGCGCGGGCGAGAGGGAGGTTgtcaatttattttttatttattatgtaatttttaaaatttattatgcaattttattaattattatgtaatcggtaacattttaagttgaataaaataattttcttgcattattttgaatgtctaaaaaaaatcgagtgaaataacttaatctgaaaatgaaatggtgatgtggaggagagagaagtgagagctggcattatagcccgtgcactggcaccgtggggtaagagtgaggaaaaagctgacgtggcgggtaagagtggggtgatgcattggcaccagccttagttcACGGTACACATTGCCTAAGCAAAGCTATCCCAGGGCTCTGTCTGCTGGAGCTGCATTCTCATCTCACAGCTAAACATATCAGAGTAAGCACAGGTACAATCTTCTGCCACACAAAGAAATACCATGCTAGCACTGACGGACGTGTAAGTGGCAGGAAAAAAATTACATATCTCAGAAGAAGTAACCAGGACAGGAGGCAAAAATAGAATTAAGCTCAGAAGAAGTCGCCAGAAGCAGACATTAGCTTCTGCTATCTTAACTACGTAGAAATAATCACACGACTATGCCACAGACATTGGCTGCACAAACGTGGTGTCGAACGCGTTCAAAGCTCGGCTCTAGCTCTTTCATCAGCTCACCGGGTGCTCTCATGTTCTCCCTCTTGTTGGAGTTACAATTCTGTGAATAGCTTGAACTCGTGGTCCTGCGGTAGAATGTTGGCAAAATAGCGGTGTCAATCAAGGTAGGGAAAAAATAATTATTCATGCTATATCGTGATTGCAATATTGAAAGCCTTCAAGTGCTAATTCTTTTTATTATCCAGCCTCTAGATGATGTTATAGACAAAACACTGATGTATTTTAACTAAAAATTCCTTCAAATGCTTGGCTAAGTGTTGATCATATGAAAGAGGTAAGAAAGAATCTAACCAAGACCACTGGCATCCGATGTCCTCATGATCCTAAGCCTCTTCACGGAGCCAACAAACATTCTGCACATCAAATATCCAGAGAATTATTCCGAGGAACTTGGAAGCAAGTACAAAATTTACTAGTGTCGAGTATCTAATAATACTAGATGCACAGTCCAGAGGGCTTACTCCCAAGGGACATCTCCAACAAGCATCCAGTCCCCATCCCTGTCTTCATATGTCAGCTGGTATTCAGAAGAGTTGTCTAACAGCCTGGGCGACTTCGTACTACCTGATAATTCCAAGACAAGAGTATTATGAATAAGAACGCATCAAAAGCTTGAAAGATTAATAAGTACTGTATTTGCAATTAAAGTTGCCATCAACTTCTTAAGTAGAGTACTCCAACATGCAACTATGAATGCCCAAAGATGCTGCACTTCACCAACACGACTGCCATAACTGTAGCACTATAAATCTAATGCAGTCACATTGAATTGACAGATCATGAAATCAACATAAGTTTAACGATTTATATGGAACTAAATTCTACTACCATTAAGATTTTTAGATTTACCATGTGATCAATATATCAGCGTAACTACGAACTACGCAAGGTAGTAGTTGCAGGTAAGGCTTACTAGGAGCACAAAGACCGGCGGACGGCTTGCTGAACATGATCTCAAGGGCTAAGGCGAGGGTCTTGTACGAGCGATGGGCGTTGAGATCCACCTTCCTCCCAATGACCTCTCCATCCATGTTCACCTTCACCCATCCGGGTGTCCTGCCCTTCTTCTCGCTCTCCTCCTTGTCTTTCTGCAGCTCGGATTCATCGGCTGCAGTCTTCTTGGTATCAGCGTCCGGGGCATTGTCTTTAGCCTGGCCGAACAGGCTGTTCATCCTGAACGTTCTTATTGGTGGCCATCCCACCACTCCAAAGCTGCGTCCAGACAGAAACAAGTGGTTGGGATTAGTCAAGATCAAGCTGATATGGGTAGCTCAGCAGATCAGGGAACACTGACATCATGTTCCTTGATCTCCTTGCGGTGTCATGCGAAATATCAGTGTTGGTTTGTGTGGATCAGAATGGCAAATCAACCGCCGGATATCCCCATTTCTTTGTTGCTGGCACACTCTTTTGGGAAGTGTAAAGTGGACAGTACATGTGGGCAGTTCAGAGGTTCAGATAGTCAAAAATTTGCAGGTTTTTTTGCGAGGGATTTGCAGCGTGTTGATAGGAGTAAGTGATTGATCTATGCAGAAATGATAAGCTTTGGCGGAACGAAACGCAGATTTTTCTAAGGCGTCAAGTATTGACTGCTACCGAAGAGATAGGGAAGAAGAGCAAGAAGCAAGCTTGGGTGAGCTCGTGAAGCCGCTCACCTCTGCGGGTGGCCGGAGGCGACCGTCCCGGGAGACGCGCCGGGGTTGGAGCCCTCCTCCGGCTTGGCCCTCCTGCTCGCCGccgcgggggaggaggaggacacgGAGGAGTCCGGGGACAGCGCCGCGGCCGGCTGCAGGTTCCTGGCCGTCAGGATGCGGCACGGCGCAGGTGCCGgtgattgctgctgctgctgcttcttggACCCGAGGCAGAGCCCCAGCTCGAGCTCTTCCTCCTCCCCGCCAGAGTTCTCCTCCACAACCTCCTCCGCCGCAGACGGTGGCGGCTCCGTGGGCCCCGGTCCGCCTCCCATCCCCCGCATCGGGCCGCTGctgtctgctgctgctgctcaggTTTCTTGgctgggtttgtgtgtgagagagcTGAGAAGGGAGAGGAGACACCTCGAGAGGGAGGAAAGGGAGAGGGCTATGATTATCTGAGCGAGCTAGCTAGCTGAGACCTGGGTATGCGTGTAGTGTAGCCGTGTAGCGTAGGAAGCTTTCGCCTCCTGCTGCTTTACTGACGTGCGGGCCATAGCATGCTGGGGCTGGGCTATATTGCTACGAAGCACCTGCTCTTTCGAAGAGTCTCTTTCCTCCTTAAAAAAATAGAATtccttttagggttagggtttagcggGAAAAAAATGTTCCGCCAAAATCATACCTCCGAGGTGATTCTCCACTTggtgccttagagcatctctagcagatccttAAAATGTGGCCTTTAAAAACACGGGTAAGAGCCGCCATAAACGTAATGAACGGATTTAACAGACTCCCGTAACCAAGGGTAATTAAAATTGTAGATACAACTTATAAAAGATTTAAACAACCAGTCCAACAATAGGCGACCATAGGCAATAATTTTAAACGATCAAAATGATCGATAATCCATGCAACACACGTCACACTAGTCCTCACCAAGACAAAATGATGGACACCACGCCAAAGGACGCAAGATCAAGCATCACCGTCCGTGCCAAGCACACCAGAGGCATCATACCAGCAACTAACCCTTGATGAATcatcaacaacaccaacaccaccaccgccccgccatcatctccaccgccaccaccactagtcggagcactgatacgtctccgacgtatcgataatttcttatgttctatgccatattattgatgatacctacatgttttatgcacactttatgtcatattcgtgcattttctggaactaacctattaacaagatgccgaagtgctagttccgttttctgctgtttttggtttcgaaatcctagtaacgaaatattctcggaattggacgaaacaaagacccgagggcctatttttccacggagcttccggaagaccgaagaacatacgaagtggggccacgaggtggcgacaccacatggcggcgcggccaggggggcccgcgccgccctatggtgtgggcccctcgtccggcccccgactcgcccttccgcctacttaaagcctccgtcgcgaaacccacgaggcgaaaaaccacgatacggaaaaccttgcgagacgccgccgccgccgatcccatctcgggggattactggagatctcctccggcaccctgccggagaggggattcatctcccggaggactctacaccgccatggtcgcctccggagtgatgagtgagtagttcacccctggactatgggtccatagcgagtagctagatggttgtcttctcctcattgtgcttcattgttggatcttgtgagctgcctaacatgatcaagatcatctatccgtaatactctatgttgtgtttgtcgggatccgatggatagagaataccatgtcatgttaattatcaagttattacatatgtgttgtttatgatcttgcatgctctccgttactagtagaggctccggccaagtttttgcttttaactccaagagggagtatttatgctcgatagtgggttcatgcctgcattgacacctgggacagtgacagaaagttctaaggttgtgttgtgctattgccactagggataaaacattggcgctatgtccgaggatgtagttgttgattacattacgcaccatacttaatgcaattgtctg includes:
- the LOC124693568 gene encoding probable voltage-gated potassium channel subunit beta codes for the protein MQYNNLGRSGLRVSQLSYGAWVTFGNQLDVKEAKSLLQAARDAGVNFFDNAEVYANGRAEEIMGQAMRDLGWRRADVVVSTKLFWGGQGPNDKGLSRKHLVEGLKASLKRLDMEYVDVVYCHRPDATTPIEETVRAMNWVIDQGWAFYWGTSEWSAQQITEAWGVANRLDLVGPIVEQPEYNLFSRHKVESEFVPLYNTYGIGLTTWSPLASGVLTGKYSKGNIPAESRFSLDNYKNLANRSLVDDTLRKVNGLKPIATELGVSLAQLSIAWCASNPNVSSVITGATKESQIVENMKALEVIPLLTPEVLEKIEAVVQSKPKRLESYR
- the LOC124693569 gene encoding auxin-responsive protein IAA10-like; the protein is MRGMGGGPGPTEPPPSAAEEVVEENSGGEEEELELGLCLGSKKQQQQQSPAPAPCRILTARNLQPAAALSPDSSVSSSSPAAASRRAKPEEGSNPGASPGTVASGHPQSFGVVGWPPIRTFRMNSLFGQAKDNAPDADTKKTAADESELQKDKEESEKKGRTPGWVKVNMDGEVIGRKVDLNAHRSYKTLALALEIMFSKPSAGLCAPSSTKSPRLLDNSSEYQLTYEDRDGDWMLVGDVPWEMFVGSVKRLRIMRTSDASGLGPRVQAIHRIVTPTRGRT